From a single Syngnathus scovelli strain Florida chromosome 2, RoL_Ssco_1.2, whole genome shotgun sequence genomic region:
- the ttpal gene encoding alpha-tocopherol transfer protein-like isoform X1, with amino-acid sequence MLSTCTDPIDSQQTQSMAESAALKSGPVSPSEHSWFPRPPPPIYTCTLSPELVAKAREELQEKPEWRLRDVQALRDMILKEQPNLRTRLDDSFLLRFLRARKFDYDRALQLLLNYHAGRKAWPEVFQDLKPSTVKHVLDLGFLTVLPRPDPNGRYILCLRPGKWKSDDYPFVDNVRAMYLTLEKLIQPEETQVNGIVILADYTGVGMSQASNPGPFLAKKVVSILQDGFPIRIKAVNIINEPRIFKGIFAVIKPFLKEKMAERYLLHSSDLRSLHRNIPRSVLPEEYGGTAAHLDMRAWSRLLLDSEEDFIVEFCQPDPLEGAVPPESLLFRGDEAGGPEDDAFRGLRSQLYSCY; translated from the exons ATGCTTTCAACCTGCACTGACCCGATCGACTCTCAACAAAC TCAGTCCATGGCTGAGTCTGCCGCTCTCAAGTCCGGTCCAGTCAGCCCGTCAGAACACAGCTGGTTCCCTAGACCCCCACCACCAATTTACACCTGCACCCTGAGCCCTGAGCTGGTGGCCAAGGCACGGGAGGAGCTTCAAGAGAAACCAGAATGGCGTCTACGGGATGTGCAAGCTCTACGAGATATGATACTAAAG GAGCAGCCCAATCTCAGGACGAGGCTGGACGACTCCTTCCTCCTGCGCTTCCTGCGGGCCAGGAAGTTTGACTACGACCGAGCCCTGCAGCTCTTGCTCAATTACCACGCAGGACGGAAGGCTTGGCCTGAAGTTTTCCAGGACCTGAAGCCGTCTACGGTGAAACACGTGCTGGATTTGGGCTTTCTCACGGTCCTGCCTCGACCGGACCCGAATGGAAGATACATCCTCTGTCTCCGGCCAG GAAAATGGAAATCAGACGATTACCCGTTTGTTGACAATGTGAGGGCCATGTATCTGACACTGGAGAAACTAATCCAGCCGGAGGAAACACAAGTCAACGGTATTGTAATCTTGGCCGATTACACCGGAGTCGGTATGTCGCAGGCTTCCAACCCGGGTCCTTTCCTTGCCAAAAAGGTCGTGAGCATTCTTCAG GACGGCTTCCCAATCCGAATCAAGGCTGTTAACATCATTAACGAGCCTCGCATTTTCAAAGGCATCTTTGCCGTAATTAAACCATTCCTGAAGGAGAAGATGGCCGAGAGG TACTTACTCCACAGCTCAGACCTGCGCTCCCTGCACCGGAACATCCCACGCTCTGTCCTGCCCGAGGAGTACGGCGGTACAGCTGCCCATCTGGACATGCGCGCATGGTCCAGACTGCTGCTGGACTCTGAGGAGGACTTCATTGTTGAGTTCTGCCAGCCGGATCCACTGGAGGGCGCCGTGCCACCGGAGTCCTTGCTGTTCCGAGGTGACGAAGCTGGGGGGCCGGAGGATGACGCATTCAGGGGGCTGCGCTCGCAACTTTATTCGTGTTACTAA
- the hnf4a gene encoding hepatocyte nuclear factor 4-alpha isoform X2 — MKKRIEDTLEEEDMVNVNTQVGSSVERPFDSSPAESTNMSTTGHLTAGSMCAICGDRATGKHYGASSCDGCKGFFRRSVRKNHMYSCRFNRQCIVDKDKRNQCRYCRLKKCFRAGMKKEAVQNERDRISTRRSSYEDSSLPSINALIQADVLSRQISSPAPILNGDIRTKKIATITDVCESMKQQLLVLVEWAKYIPAFCDLPLDDQVALLRAHAGEHLLLGAAKRSMLYKDIILLGNDHIIPRNCPELEVGRVAVRILDELVLPFQELQIDDNEYACLKAIVFFDPDAKGLSDPGKIKRMRYQVQVSLEDYINDRQYDCRGRFGELLLLLPTLQSITWQMIEQIQFVKLFGMAKIDNLLQEMLLGGSANEAPHAPHSLHPHLVQEHLSSNVIVAGNMPTPIHNGQISTPETPIPSPPTASSSEHYKIAQGVIATVPKQPTSIPQPTITKQEAI, encoded by the exons ATTCCTCGCCAGCTGAGAGCACCAACATGAGCACCACTGGCCACCTGACGGCGGGGAGCATGTGCGCCATCTGCGGGGACAGAGCCACGGGCAAGCACTACGGCGCATCCAGCTGTGACGGCTGCAAGGGCTTCTTTCGGCGCAGCGTTCGCAAAAACCACATGTACTCGTGCAG GTTCAACAGACAATGTATTGTGGACAAAGACAAGAGAAATCAGTGCAGATATTGCAGACTGAAGAAATGCTTCAGGGCTGGCATGAAGAAAGAAG CCGTGCAGAACGAAAGAGACCGAATCAGCACCAGAAGATCCAGCTACGAAGACAGCAGTTTACCATCCATCAATGCACTCATCCAAGCAGACGTGCTGTcaagacag ATTAGCTCCCCCGCGCCCATCCTGAACGGCGACATCCGCACCAAAAAGATCGCCACCATCACGGACGTGTGCGAGTCCATGAAACAGCAGCTGCTCGTTCTGGTGGAGTGGGCCAAGTACATCCCGGCCTTCTGTGACCTGCCCCTGGATGACCAG GTGGCGTTGCTTCGAGCTCATGCTGGAGAACATCTGTTGCTCGGTGCTGCAAAGAGGTCCATGCTCTACAAAGATATTATCTTATTAG GAAATGATCACATCATTCCCAGGAACTGCCCAGAGCTGGAGGTGGGCCGGGTTGCTGTAAGGATCCTGGATGAACTGGTGCTTCCCTTCCAGGAGCTTCAAATAGATGATAACGAATACGCCTGCTTGAAGGCCATTGTTTTCTTTGATCCAG ATGCAAAAGGTCTGAGCGACCCCGGAAAGATCAAACGGATGCGATACCAAGTCCAGGTCAGCCTGGAGGACTACATCAACGACCGGCAATACGACTGTCGGGGACGTTTTGGGGAGCTGCTACTCCTGCTGCCtaccctgcagagcatcacctgGCAAATGATTGAACAAATCCAGTTCGTCAAACTTTTCGGCATGGCCAAGATTGACAATCTTCTACAGGAGATGCTTCTCGGAG GCTCGGCCAATGAAGCGCCACATGCACCTCATTCTCTCCACCCTCACCTGGTTCAAGAGCACCTCAGCAGTAACGTCATCGTGGCCGGCAACATGCCGACACCCATCCATAACGGACAAATCT CCACTCCGGAAACCCCAATACCGTCTCCGCCCACAGCGTCCAGCTCAGAACATTACAAAATAGCTCAAGGGGTCATAGCAACTGTCCCCAAGCAGCCAACCTCCATCCCTCAGCCGACTATTACCAAGCAAGAGGCCATCTAA
- the hnf4a gene encoding hepatocyte nuclear factor 4-alpha isoform X1: MDMADYSEALDPAYTTLEFENMHVLAMGADSSPAESTNMSTTGHLTAGSMCAICGDRATGKHYGASSCDGCKGFFRRSVRKNHMYSCRFNRQCIVDKDKRNQCRYCRLKKCFRAGMKKEAVQNERDRISTRRSSYEDSSLPSINALIQADVLSRQISSPAPILNGDIRTKKIATITDVCESMKQQLLVLVEWAKYIPAFCDLPLDDQVALLRAHAGEHLLLGAAKRSMLYKDIILLGNDHIIPRNCPELEVGRVAVRILDELVLPFQELQIDDNEYACLKAIVFFDPDAKGLSDPGKIKRMRYQVQVSLEDYINDRQYDCRGRFGELLLLLPTLQSITWQMIEQIQFVKLFGMAKIDNLLQEMLLGGSANEAPHAPHSLHPHLVQEHLSSNVIVAGNMPTPIHNGQISTPETPIPSPPTASSSEHYKIAQGVIATVPKQPTSIPQPTITKQEAI, translated from the exons ATGGACATGGCAGACTACAGCGAGGCCCTGGACCCAGCTTACACCACGCTGGAGTTTGAAAACATGCATGTGCTGGCCATGGGCGCAG ATTCCTCGCCAGCTGAGAGCACCAACATGAGCACCACTGGCCACCTGACGGCGGGGAGCATGTGCGCCATCTGCGGGGACAGAGCCACGGGCAAGCACTACGGCGCATCCAGCTGTGACGGCTGCAAGGGCTTCTTTCGGCGCAGCGTTCGCAAAAACCACATGTACTCGTGCAG GTTCAACAGACAATGTATTGTGGACAAAGACAAGAGAAATCAGTGCAGATATTGCAGACTGAAGAAATGCTTCAGGGCTGGCATGAAGAAAGAAG CCGTGCAGAACGAAAGAGACCGAATCAGCACCAGAAGATCCAGCTACGAAGACAGCAGTTTACCATCCATCAATGCACTCATCCAAGCAGACGTGCTGTcaagacag ATTAGCTCCCCCGCGCCCATCCTGAACGGCGACATCCGCACCAAAAAGATCGCCACCATCACGGACGTGTGCGAGTCCATGAAACAGCAGCTGCTCGTTCTGGTGGAGTGGGCCAAGTACATCCCGGCCTTCTGTGACCTGCCCCTGGATGACCAG GTGGCGTTGCTTCGAGCTCATGCTGGAGAACATCTGTTGCTCGGTGCTGCAAAGAGGTCCATGCTCTACAAAGATATTATCTTATTAG GAAATGATCACATCATTCCCAGGAACTGCCCAGAGCTGGAGGTGGGCCGGGTTGCTGTAAGGATCCTGGATGAACTGGTGCTTCCCTTCCAGGAGCTTCAAATAGATGATAACGAATACGCCTGCTTGAAGGCCATTGTTTTCTTTGATCCAG ATGCAAAAGGTCTGAGCGACCCCGGAAAGATCAAACGGATGCGATACCAAGTCCAGGTCAGCCTGGAGGACTACATCAACGACCGGCAATACGACTGTCGGGGACGTTTTGGGGAGCTGCTACTCCTGCTGCCtaccctgcagagcatcacctgGCAAATGATTGAACAAATCCAGTTCGTCAAACTTTTCGGCATGGCCAAGATTGACAATCTTCTACAGGAGATGCTTCTCGGAG GCTCGGCCAATGAAGCGCCACATGCACCTCATTCTCTCCACCCTCACCTGGTTCAAGAGCACCTCAGCAGTAACGTCATCGTGGCCGGCAACATGCCGACACCCATCCATAACGGACAAATCT CCACTCCGGAAACCCCAATACCGTCTCCGCCCACAGCGTCCAGCTCAGAACATTACAAAATAGCTCAAGGGGTCATAGCAACTGTCCCCAAGCAGCCAACCTCCATCCCTCAGCCGACTATTACCAAGCAAGAGGCCATCTAA
- the ttpal gene encoding alpha-tocopherol transfer protein-like isoform X2, giving the protein MAESAALKSGPVSPSEHSWFPRPPPPIYTCTLSPELVAKAREELQEKPEWRLRDVQALRDMILKEQPNLRTRLDDSFLLRFLRARKFDYDRALQLLLNYHAGRKAWPEVFQDLKPSTVKHVLDLGFLTVLPRPDPNGRYILCLRPGKWKSDDYPFVDNVRAMYLTLEKLIQPEETQVNGIVILADYTGVGMSQASNPGPFLAKKVVSILQDGFPIRIKAVNIINEPRIFKGIFAVIKPFLKEKMAERYLLHSSDLRSLHRNIPRSVLPEEYGGTAAHLDMRAWSRLLLDSEEDFIVEFCQPDPLEGAVPPESLLFRGDEAGGPEDDAFRGLRSQLYSCY; this is encoded by the exons ATGGCTGAGTCTGCCGCTCTCAAGTCCGGTCCAGTCAGCCCGTCAGAACACAGCTGGTTCCCTAGACCCCCACCACCAATTTACACCTGCACCCTGAGCCCTGAGCTGGTGGCCAAGGCACGGGAGGAGCTTCAAGAGAAACCAGAATGGCGTCTACGGGATGTGCAAGCTCTACGAGATATGATACTAAAG GAGCAGCCCAATCTCAGGACGAGGCTGGACGACTCCTTCCTCCTGCGCTTCCTGCGGGCCAGGAAGTTTGACTACGACCGAGCCCTGCAGCTCTTGCTCAATTACCACGCAGGACGGAAGGCTTGGCCTGAAGTTTTCCAGGACCTGAAGCCGTCTACGGTGAAACACGTGCTGGATTTGGGCTTTCTCACGGTCCTGCCTCGACCGGACCCGAATGGAAGATACATCCTCTGTCTCCGGCCAG GAAAATGGAAATCAGACGATTACCCGTTTGTTGACAATGTGAGGGCCATGTATCTGACACTGGAGAAACTAATCCAGCCGGAGGAAACACAAGTCAACGGTATTGTAATCTTGGCCGATTACACCGGAGTCGGTATGTCGCAGGCTTCCAACCCGGGTCCTTTCCTTGCCAAAAAGGTCGTGAGCATTCTTCAG GACGGCTTCCCAATCCGAATCAAGGCTGTTAACATCATTAACGAGCCTCGCATTTTCAAAGGCATCTTTGCCGTAATTAAACCATTCCTGAAGGAGAAGATGGCCGAGAGG TACTTACTCCACAGCTCAGACCTGCGCTCCCTGCACCGGAACATCCCACGCTCTGTCCTGCCCGAGGAGTACGGCGGTACAGCTGCCCATCTGGACATGCGCGCATGGTCCAGACTGCTGCTGGACTCTGAGGAGGACTTCATTGTTGAGTTCTGCCAGCCGGATCCACTGGAGGGCGCCGTGCCACCGGAGTCCTTGCTGTTCCGAGGTGACGAAGCTGGGGGGCCGGAGGATGACGCATTCAGGGGGCTGCGCTCGCAACTTTATTCGTGTTACTAA
- the hnf4a gene encoding hepatocyte nuclear factor 4-alpha isoform X3 — MGLCPAGRLSVGMYGQDGMPRFSVSDSSPAESTNMSTTGHLTAGSMCAICGDRATGKHYGASSCDGCKGFFRRSVRKNHMYSCRFNRQCIVDKDKRNQCRYCRLKKCFRAGMKKEAVQNERDRISTRRSSYEDSSLPSINALIQADVLSRQISSPAPILNGDIRTKKIATITDVCESMKQQLLVLVEWAKYIPAFCDLPLDDQVALLRAHAGEHLLLGAAKRSMLYKDIILLGNDHIIPRNCPELEVGRVAVRILDELVLPFQELQIDDNEYACLKAIVFFDPDAKGLSDPGKIKRMRYQVQVSLEDYINDRQYDCRGRFGELLLLLPTLQSITWQMIEQIQFVKLFGMAKIDNLLQEMLLGGSANEAPHAPHSLHPHLVQEHLSSNVIVAGNMPTPIHNGQISTPETPIPSPPTASSSEHYKIAQGVIATVPKQPTSIPQPTITKQEAI; from the exons ATGGGCCTTTGCCCCGCAGGCCGGCTGAGCGTCGGGATGTACGGTCAAGATGGGATGCCGCGCTTCTCCGTCTCAG ATTCCTCGCCAGCTGAGAGCACCAACATGAGCACCACTGGCCACCTGACGGCGGGGAGCATGTGCGCCATCTGCGGGGACAGAGCCACGGGCAAGCACTACGGCGCATCCAGCTGTGACGGCTGCAAGGGCTTCTTTCGGCGCAGCGTTCGCAAAAACCACATGTACTCGTGCAG GTTCAACAGACAATGTATTGTGGACAAAGACAAGAGAAATCAGTGCAGATATTGCAGACTGAAGAAATGCTTCAGGGCTGGCATGAAGAAAGAAG CCGTGCAGAACGAAAGAGACCGAATCAGCACCAGAAGATCCAGCTACGAAGACAGCAGTTTACCATCCATCAATGCACTCATCCAAGCAGACGTGCTGTcaagacag ATTAGCTCCCCCGCGCCCATCCTGAACGGCGACATCCGCACCAAAAAGATCGCCACCATCACGGACGTGTGCGAGTCCATGAAACAGCAGCTGCTCGTTCTGGTGGAGTGGGCCAAGTACATCCCGGCCTTCTGTGACCTGCCCCTGGATGACCAG GTGGCGTTGCTTCGAGCTCATGCTGGAGAACATCTGTTGCTCGGTGCTGCAAAGAGGTCCATGCTCTACAAAGATATTATCTTATTAG GAAATGATCACATCATTCCCAGGAACTGCCCAGAGCTGGAGGTGGGCCGGGTTGCTGTAAGGATCCTGGATGAACTGGTGCTTCCCTTCCAGGAGCTTCAAATAGATGATAACGAATACGCCTGCTTGAAGGCCATTGTTTTCTTTGATCCAG ATGCAAAAGGTCTGAGCGACCCCGGAAAGATCAAACGGATGCGATACCAAGTCCAGGTCAGCCTGGAGGACTACATCAACGACCGGCAATACGACTGTCGGGGACGTTTTGGGGAGCTGCTACTCCTGCTGCCtaccctgcagagcatcacctgGCAAATGATTGAACAAATCCAGTTCGTCAAACTTTTCGGCATGGCCAAGATTGACAATCTTCTACAGGAGATGCTTCTCGGAG GCTCGGCCAATGAAGCGCCACATGCACCTCATTCTCTCCACCCTCACCTGGTTCAAGAGCACCTCAGCAGTAACGTCATCGTGGCCGGCAACATGCCGACACCCATCCATAACGGACAAATCT CCACTCCGGAAACCCCAATACCGTCTCCGCCCACAGCGTCCAGCTCAGAACATTACAAAATAGCTCAAGGGGTCATAGCAACTGTCCCCAAGCAGCCAACCTCCATCCCTCAGCCGACTATTACCAAGCAAGAGGCCATCTAA